One genomic segment of Catalinimonas alkaloidigena includes these proteins:
- a CDS encoding PIG-L deacetylase family protein encodes MTTGLLSPKELFERAPLFPTDTVAQWGKTLVVAPHADDETLGCGGAIAALCRRKLPVHILMVSDGSMSHPRSEKFPAPIRIVIREKEARRALKLLGADPELSLFLRLPDTQVPFPGHVEFASAVEAVRAYLERIQPDTILLPWRRDPHCDHRASWEILRAALTESRMKTLWQEYFIWTWASVQAADLPRPEEGKLWRLSVEESLERKKKAIEAHVSQTTRMIDDDPEGFILKPEVITHFTQPFEVYLHA; translated from the coding sequence ATGACCACTGGTCTACTCAGTCCTAAAGAACTATTCGAGCGCGCTCCGCTCTTCCCCACCGATACCGTAGCCCAGTGGGGTAAGACGCTTGTAGTTGCTCCCCATGCCGATGATGAAACACTGGGGTGTGGAGGGGCAATAGCGGCACTGTGCCGGCGCAAATTGCCGGTTCATATTCTGATGGTCAGTGATGGCAGCATGTCACACCCACGTTCTGAGAAGTTTCCTGCACCGATACGAATCGTGATACGGGAAAAAGAGGCCCGTAGGGCTTTGAAACTATTGGGAGCCGATCCGGAATTAAGTCTTTTTTTACGCTTACCCGATACACAGGTACCCTTTCCAGGCCATGTTGAATTTGCATCTGCCGTGGAAGCAGTGCGTGCCTACCTGGAGCGAATCCAACCAGATACTATCCTGCTTCCCTGGCGAAGAGATCCTCACTGCGACCACCGGGCAAGCTGGGAAATCCTTCGTGCCGCACTCACTGAAAGCAGGATGAAAACCCTCTGGCAGGAATACTTTATCTGGACCTGGGCTTCAGTACAGGCAGCAGATCTTCCCCGACCTGAGGAAGGGAAACTATGGCGCTTATCAGTAGAAGAATCTTTGGAACGAAAGAAAAAAGCCATAGAGGCACACGTATCACAAACTACCCGGATGATTGATGATGATCCGGAAGGTTTTATCCTCAAGCCCGAAGTCATTACACATTTCACACAACCCTTTGAAGTTTACCTCCATGCCTAA
- a CDS encoding cytochrome P450 — protein MTPIPNDPKLDSTIALLADGYTFISKRCQRYQSDVFQTRLLFQKTICMRGKEAAKVFYDTELFKRKNAAPKRFNKTLFGQGGVQALDGQPHAHRKQMFMSLMTHEGLEELVNLTAKQWENYIKKWEQQDQIVLFEEVEEILFRAVCSWAGVPLQEPEVKQRTKEMAAMIKGSGAVGLEHWQSRLSRKRAEQWIENMVEKVREHKMEAKEGAALQVFSQHRTPEGELLDKKIVAVEVLNVLRPTVAIGRFIVFAALALYQYPQYRQKLAEEDGFVKLFVQEVRRFYPFFPFAAARVKSEFSWKGFRFPSGQRVLLDLYGTNHDPRLWEKPEEFKPDRFRHRDENPFDFIPQGGGDFYTNHRCAGEWVTIELMKVALRNLVSAMSYQVPDQDLRISLSDLPALPKSRFIIKDVKRI, from the coding sequence ATGACTCCAATTCCTAATGACCCTAAGCTGGATAGCACAATTGCTTTACTTGCTGATGGCTATACATTTATTTCTAAGCGGTGTCAGCGTTATCAATCTGATGTTTTTCAAACAAGGCTCCTTTTTCAGAAGACGATCTGTATGCGTGGGAAGGAAGCCGCTAAGGTTTTTTATGATACTGAACTTTTTAAGCGAAAAAACGCCGCTCCCAAACGCTTTAACAAGACACTCTTCGGCCAGGGGGGAGTACAGGCTTTGGATGGCCAGCCTCACGCACATCGCAAGCAGATGTTCATGTCACTGATGACCCACGAAGGCTTGGAAGAATTAGTCAATTTAACAGCGAAGCAGTGGGAGAATTATATCAAAAAATGGGAACAGCAAGATCAGATTGTTCTATTTGAGGAGGTAGAGGAAATTTTATTTAGAGCTGTTTGTAGTTGGGCGGGTGTTCCTTTGCAGGAGCCTGAAGTGAAACAAAGAACAAAAGAAATGGCAGCCATGATCAAAGGTTCAGGAGCCGTAGGATTGGAACACTGGCAGTCTCGCTTGTCCCGCAAACGAGCGGAGCAATGGATAGAAAATATGGTGGAAAAAGTACGTGAGCATAAGATGGAGGCTAAGGAAGGCGCTGCATTGCAAGTATTTAGCCAGCATCGCACTCCTGAGGGGGAATTATTAGACAAGAAAATCGTGGCAGTAGAGGTGCTCAATGTACTTCGGCCAACCGTTGCTATTGGAAGGTTTATCGTTTTTGCTGCATTGGCCTTGTATCAATATCCTCAATACCGGCAAAAGCTTGCGGAAGAAGATGGTTTTGTTAAACTTTTTGTTCAGGAAGTTCGGCGCTTTTACCCTTTTTTCCCTTTTGCAGCGGCACGTGTAAAAAGTGAGTTTAGCTGGAAAGGATTTCGTTTTCCATCCGGACAAAGAGTGCTGCTGGATTTGTATGGCACCAATCATGATCCGCGCTTGTGGGAAAAACCGGAAGAATTTAAGCCCGACCGATTTCGTCATCGGGATGAAAACCCCTTTGATTTCATTCCCCAAGGTGGAGGCGACTTTTATACAAACCATCGCTGTGCGGGTGAGTGGGTGACTATTGAGCTGATGAAAGTTGCCTTGCGAAATTTAGTAAGCGCAATGAGCTATCAGGTGCCGGATCAGGATTTGCGGATTAGCCTCTCGGATTTGCCAGCCCTACCGAAAAGTAGGTTTATTATAAAAGATGTGAAACGAATTTGA
- a CDS encoding response regulator transcription factor, producing the protein MDNCRVVLADDHAILTQGTASILSDDDEIEIVGTAANGEELHLKVNELQPDVIIADISMPGTSIFDISEEIKQKGLPTQTIIFTMHDSPAYVYKALNSHIAGYLTKNAESDELIAAIKQIWKGKEYYSHSIRQIIIKGYKNRNLQHIDNQDPISHLSPREKEVLDYLTKGLNSKQIGKKLFLSDRTIANHRANMLQKCNVHNTVELVRLYLEGANKW; encoded by the coding sequence ATGGATAATTGTAGAGTTGTTTTAGCAGATGACCACGCTATTCTCACTCAAGGCACTGCCTCAATTCTTTCTGATGATGATGAAATAGAAATTGTTGGAACCGCCGCCAATGGGGAAGAGCTTCATTTAAAAGTAAATGAACTCCAGCCAGATGTTATCATTGCAGATATCAGCATGCCCGGCACATCTATCTTTGATATCTCAGAGGAAATTAAGCAAAAAGGTTTGCCTACTCAGACTATCATATTTACCATGCATGACTCCCCGGCTTATGTGTATAAAGCGCTCAATAGCCATATAGCTGGCTACCTTACTAAAAATGCTGAAAGTGACGAATTAATAGCGGCCATCAAGCAGATTTGGAAAGGAAAAGAGTACTATAGCCACTCTATCAGACAGATTATTATTAAAGGATATAAAAACAGAAACCTGCAGCACATTGACAATCAGGACCCAATCAGTCACCTCTCTCCCAGGGAAAAAGAGGTATTAGACTATCTGACGAAAGGACTCAATTCAAAGCAAATTGGTAAAAAACTATTCTTAAGTGACCGTACAATTGCTAATCATCGGGCAAATATGCTGCAAAAGTGCAATGTACATAATACAGTAGAACTGGTCAGGCTGTATCTTGAAGGAGCCAATAAATGGTAA
- a CDS encoding FAD-dependent oxidoreductase: MKSTSLWKDTAQEQATYPSLEENISAEIVVVGGGITGLTAAYELVKAGKKVVVVEAFSVGDGTTGLSSCHLNTQIDYGYQHVKQSFDQEVMRLVADSRFSAINYIEKQCTQEGMSCDFKRLPGFLYAETEAQAQFLLEEYKHAQEAGLSVTLHDQIPFPSTIKKAIEYHEQAVFNSQKYVNHLAKWIYASENGQVFENTRVKDISLKNKKVLTEKGEISAHQIILATHLPLFFDVLQTMAAPYRSYILVGEVEQRDMPEGLYWDLQEPYHYTRYYHQGEKTWLAVGGADHKTGHNEQNQDSYEKLKQYMQEHFNIKNFTYQWSSQYYEPADGLPYIGLSPFKNVYVATGYSGDGLVYGTVAGLLLKDLILKQDNAWAKAYDARRFKPVASFGEWAKENMEVVTDFVKDYLGSKEKEAENIPRGEGKVISKDNIKYAVYRNEQNQFISLSPICPHLKCVVHWNTEEKSWDCPCHGSRFTPEGKLLVGPAVSDLERKDYNDK; encoded by the coding sequence ATGAAAAGTACTTCGTTATGGAAAGATACTGCTCAGGAGCAAGCGACATATCCTTCGCTAGAAGAAAACATCTCCGCTGAAATCGTAGTGGTGGGAGGGGGGATAACCGGGCTAACGGCTGCTTATGAGCTGGTGAAAGCCGGAAAAAAAGTGGTGGTGGTAGAAGCTTTCTCCGTGGGTGATGGTACTACCGGCTTATCCAGCTGCCACCTCAATACCCAGATTGACTATGGTTACCAGCATGTGAAGCAATCTTTTGACCAGGAGGTGATGCGTCTGGTAGCCGACTCACGCTTTTCAGCTATCAATTATATAGAAAAACAGTGTACCCAGGAAGGGATGAGCTGTGATTTCAAACGGCTGCCGGGCTTCCTCTATGCAGAGACTGAAGCGCAAGCGCAGTTTTTGCTGGAAGAATATAAGCACGCTCAGGAAGCAGGATTATCAGTGACTCTGCATGATCAGATTCCTTTTCCCTCCACCATCAAAAAAGCTATTGAATACCATGAGCAGGCGGTGTTTAATTCCCAGAAGTATGTCAACCATCTGGCAAAATGGATTTATGCTTCGGAAAATGGACAGGTTTTTGAAAATACCAGAGTAAAGGATATCTCACTAAAAAATAAAAAGGTATTGACAGAGAAGGGGGAAATCAGTGCGCATCAGATTATACTGGCTACGCATCTGCCACTTTTCTTTGACGTATTGCAGACCATGGCAGCTCCCTACCGTAGTTATATACTGGTAGGTGAAGTGGAGCAAAGAGATATGCCGGAAGGTCTATATTGGGATTTGCAGGAGCCTTATCATTATACGCGTTACTATCATCAGGGAGAAAAAACCTGGCTGGCCGTAGGAGGTGCCGACCATAAAACCGGGCACAATGAACAGAATCAGGACAGCTACGAAAAGCTCAAGCAGTATATGCAGGAGCATTTTAACATCAAAAACTTTACATACCAGTGGTCTTCACAGTACTATGAACCGGCAGATGGTTTGCCTTATATCGGATTGAGCCCTTTTAAGAATGTGTATGTGGCCACGGGCTATAGTGGTGATGGGCTGGTATATGGCACTGTGGCAGGTCTGCTGCTGAAAGATTTGATTTTGAAGCAGGATAATGCCTGGGCCAAGGCCTACGATGCACGGCGCTTCAAACCTGTGGCTTCGTTTGGTGAATGGGCCAAGGAAAATATGGAGGTAGTCACTGATTTTGTAAAAGATTATCTGGGTAGCAAGGAAAAGGAGGCTGAAAATATACCCAGAGGTGAAGGAAAGGTAATTTCCAAAGACAACATCAAGTATGCGGTGTACCGCAATGAGCAAAACCAGTTCATTTCACTTTCACCCATTTGTCCTCACCTGAAATGCGTGGTACACTGGAATACTGAGGAAAAATCATGGGATTGTCCTTGCCACGGTAGCCGTTTTACTCCCGAAGGGAAGTTGCTTGTAGGCCCGGCGGTTAGTGATTTGGAGAGAAAAGATTATAATGACAAATAA
- a CDS encoding glycosyltransferase: MLNPELCTTQPDEQLQLSVIIPAKNEAPSIFSTLKALYDQVDADGKPLNKRHYELILLVNNCTDDTARIARQFAYNYPDLALHIIEKHFPPKQAHIGYVRRILMDEAFFRFSLLRRPRGVIASTDGDSTVGSTWIFYILKSFAEGLDAVGGRILTIPQSSDYRWYHLMDVKYRFLLARLETLIDPLPHDPWPKHFQFFGPSLAVSAKLYEQAGRLPVVPYLEDLYFYHAIQKVDARIRHCPQVEVYTSTRQQGRASLGFSRQLQDWASMRRRGELPEVAGAPECQFRLYLRNRLRTIWHDASYAQLTNLSQHIGVSLHEFYEQMISTCYFGTFLDGVMQSEKIQDYLLRHFHPVPIDQAIRQLSQQLPLIYTRSAVRSSPPTDPACIAHAAGDEGALAVG, translated from the coding sequence TTGCTAAATCCTGAATTATGCACCACCCAGCCCGATGAGCAGTTACAGCTTTCGGTGATTATACCTGCTAAAAATGAAGCACCCTCTATTTTTTCAACATTAAAGGCATTATATGATCAGGTAGATGCTGATGGGAAGCCATTGAACAAACGTCATTACGAGCTTATCTTATTGGTTAATAATTGTACGGATGATACTGCCAGGATAGCCCGCCAGTTTGCCTACAATTATCCTGATCTAGCCTTGCACATCATAGAAAAACATTTTCCGCCAAAGCAGGCGCACATCGGCTACGTTCGACGTATCCTAATGGATGAAGCTTTTTTTCGTTTTTCCCTGTTGAGACGTCCCCGAGGTGTTATCGCTTCTACTGATGGCGACAGTACGGTGGGATCTACCTGGATATTTTATATATTAAAGTCATTTGCGGAAGGTTTAGATGCGGTAGGAGGGCGAATCCTGACTATTCCCCAGTCCTCTGATTATCGATGGTATCACTTGATGGACGTAAAATACAGATTCTTATTGGCCCGACTGGAAACCTTAATTGATCCTTTACCTCACGATCCCTGGCCAAAGCACTTTCAGTTTTTTGGGCCCAGCCTGGCAGTAAGTGCTAAACTTTATGAGCAGGCAGGGCGCCTGCCGGTAGTCCCCTACCTGGAAGATCTATATTTTTACCATGCGATTCAAAAGGTAGATGCAAGGATTCGCCATTGCCCACAGGTAGAGGTATATACCTCTACTCGCCAGCAGGGCCGAGCCAGCCTGGGATTTTCCAGACAGTTACAGGATTGGGCTAGCATGCGACGCCGGGGCGAATTACCTGAAGTTGCCGGAGCACCGGAATGTCAGTTTCGCCTGTACTTACGAAATCGCCTGCGCACCATTTGGCATGATGCTTCATATGCACAATTAACAAATCTTTCTCAGCATATTGGAGTTTCCCTACATGAATTCTACGAGCAGATGATCAGTACGTGCTATTTTGGTACTTTCTTAGATGGGGTGATGCAATCGGAGAAAATACAGGACTATCTGCTGCGTCATTTTCATCCAGTACCGATAGACCAAGCCATCCGACAGCTAAGCCAGCAACTTCCCTTAATTTACACCCGGTCTGCAGTCAGAAGTTCGCCTCCCACAGATCCAGCCTGTATTGCTCATGCCGCTGGTGACGAAGGTGCGTTAGCTGTTGGCTAG
- a CDS encoding acyl-CoA dehydrogenase family protein: MELPTEILLSPPYQPWPKIEEVSAKLDAMRAPTCSPRGKFPQQEFALLREAGLLNISLPNQPLDFRERRTPHLLQLLKLIGKGNLCVGRIYEGHINALYLIHRFGSASQQEHMYKEVYQEQQLFGVWNTQAQDGIVIRETNDGRYVLSGSKTFCSGAAHVGRPIVTGRLIRKSGQEDGWQMCLVPLDQLDLPIDTSFWNPLGMQDSVSYKIDFTGVELKEQNLLGLPDDYHRQPCFSGGAIRFAAVHLGGAEAIYDACRKFLKDLKRTEDPYQQMRLGEIAVLIESGNLWIQQAGAKADQPLTTDQQINYANMTRMAIEKISLEVMRLSERCVGARGLLPPQPFARLHTDLTTYLRQPAPDQALAKVGEYVSKQNQPAHDHWSTQS; this comes from the coding sequence ATGGAACTACCCACTGAAATACTGCTTTCTCCACCCTATCAACCCTGGCCAAAGATAGAAGAAGTAAGTGCAAAGCTGGATGCGATGCGGGCACCGACCTGTTCTCCCAGAGGAAAATTTCCTCAGCAGGAGTTTGCTCTGCTTAGAGAAGCTGGCTTGCTAAACATTAGTCTGCCAAATCAACCCTTAGATTTTCGTGAAAGAAGAACTCCTCACTTACTTCAGCTACTCAAACTGATTGGTAAGGGTAATTTGTGTGTAGGCAGAATTTACGAAGGACACATCAATGCCTTATACCTGATCCATCGGTTTGGCAGTGCATCGCAGCAGGAACATATGTATAAGGAAGTCTACCAGGAGCAGCAACTGTTTGGCGTTTGGAATACGCAAGCTCAGGACGGCATTGTCATTCGCGAAACGAATGACGGCCGATATGTACTAAGCGGATCCAAAACTTTTTGCTCCGGAGCCGCGCATGTAGGACGACCCATTGTTACTGGTCGACTCATCCGGAAAAGCGGTCAGGAAGACGGTTGGCAAATGTGCTTGGTACCTCTGGACCAGCTTGATCTACCGATAGATACTTCTTTCTGGAACCCCTTAGGTATGCAGGACAGTGTGAGCTACAAAATAGACTTTACCGGCGTGGAACTCAAAGAACAGAACTTATTGGGCCTCCCTGACGATTACCACAGGCAGCCCTGTTTTAGTGGGGGTGCTATTCGTTTTGCAGCAGTACACTTAGGGGGAGCTGAAGCCATTTATGATGCCTGCAGAAAGTTTTTGAAAGACCTTAAGCGTACAGAAGATCCTTATCAGCAGATGCGATTGGGTGAAATAGCTGTATTAATAGAGTCAGGTAACCTTTGGATACAACAAGCCGGAGCAAAAGCGGATCAGCCCCTCACGACTGACCAACAGATTAATTACGCAAACATGACCCGGATGGCCATTGAGAAGATCAGTCTGGAGGTAATGCGCCTTTCAGAACGTTGCGTAGGGGCACGAGGCCTGTTGCCTCCACAACCTTTTGCACGTCTGCATACGGATCTAACAACCTACTTACGTCAACCTGCCCCAGACCAGGCGTTGGCAAAGGTAGGCGAGTACGTAAGCAAACAAAATCAACCAGCTCATGACCACTGGTCTACTCAGTCCTAA
- a CDS encoding class I SAM-dependent DNA methyltransferase, translating to MPKQSLPPQYFDNMYEQDPDPWQFASSDYERKKYLETIHALPKSRYDYGLEVGCSIGVLTEMLAPYCKQLLSIDASELPLRQARERLKDQPHVCIAPMRIPEVLPEQAFDLILISEVGYYWSHEDLAAVQAYISKALLPGGHLLLVHWTPYVEDYPLTGDEVHEAFSVFAQTSQQLTHLRHQRHEQYRLDLWEANF from the coding sequence ATGCCTAAACAATCTTTACCCCCTCAGTACTTTGATAATATGTACGAGCAAGACCCAGATCCCTGGCAGTTTGCCAGCAGCGACTATGAACGTAAAAAGTATTTAGAAACGATTCACGCGCTTCCTAAATCCCGCTATGACTACGGTCTGGAAGTAGGCTGCTCTATTGGTGTGCTTACCGAAATGCTGGCTCCTTATTGCAAGCAGCTGTTGTCAATAGATGCCAGCGAACTTCCTTTGCGGCAGGCCCGTGAGCGGCTGAAAGATCAGCCACATGTGTGTATAGCTCCCATGCGCATCCCCGAAGTCCTGCCTGAACAAGCTTTTGATCTCATTCTGATCTCAGAAGTAGGGTACTACTGGTCTCATGAGGACCTGGCTGCTGTACAGGCTTATATTAGCAAAGCCCTTTTACCGGGGGGGCACCTGCTACTGGTACACTGGACACCCTATGTAGAAGACTATCCGCTAACCGGCGATGAGGTTCACGAAGCATTTAGCGTTTTTGCGCAAACTAGCCAACAGCTAACGCACCTTCGTCACCAGCGGCATGAGCAATACAGGCTGGATCTGTGGGAGGCGAACTTCTGA
- a CDS encoding cytochrome c oxidase assembly protein, producing the protein MLEHAPQENLFTYLPWLFISLMLLAYLRAAIGQIHQGRQWSRWRILSFISGCLLLYVGLTPSLQPMAHHDIRLHMVQHLLIGMFAPLALVLAAPVTLAVRSLPTSTSRFIMQVMGSKPVRLISHPLSALLLNIGGMYVLYLTPLYATTLSNPYMHHLLHLHFLLAGYLFCWSIAGPDPAPHRPAMRVRLIVLFLSMATHAYLSKLMYAYEWPKNTPHPTEQIQAAAQLMYYGGDVAEILLAIAFFAAWFRFSQSQVKKHKKRWFSISKPFAYLFSKN; encoded by the coding sequence ATGTTAGAACACGCACCGCAAGAAAATTTATTTACCTACCTTCCCTGGCTGTTTATATCTTTGATGTTGTTGGCCTATCTCAGGGCAGCCATTGGGCAGATTCATCAGGGGCGACAGTGGAGCCGATGGAGAATCCTCAGTTTCATAAGTGGATGTTTGCTTCTTTATGTAGGGCTGACCCCCTCTCTACAGCCAATGGCGCATCACGACATTCGGTTGCATATGGTGCAGCATCTGCTGATTGGGATGTTTGCACCTCTGGCATTGGTGCTGGCTGCTCCCGTCACTTTGGCTGTGCGTAGCTTGCCCACTTCTACTTCCCGCTTTATCATGCAAGTCATGGGCAGTAAGCCGGTCCGTTTGATAAGCCATCCGCTAAGTGCATTGCTGCTCAATATCGGAGGGATGTACGTTTTGTATCTGACGCCATTGTATGCCACTACTTTGTCAAACCCTTACATGCACCACTTACTTCACCTCCATTTTCTACTGGCTGGCTATCTGTTCTGCTGGTCCATCGCTGGTCCTGATCCTGCTCCCCATCGCCCTGCAATGCGGGTACGACTAATCGTACTTTTTCTCAGTATGGCTACGCATGCTTATCTGAGCAAACTGATGTATGCTTACGAATGGCCAAAAAATACACCTCATCCTACTGAACAAATACAGGCGGCTGCCCAGCTTATGTACTATGGTGGTGATGTGGCAGAAATACTTTTAGCCATAGCCTTCTTCGCCGCCTGGTTCAGGTTTTCCCAAAGTCAGGTAAAAAAACATAAAAAAAGATGGTTTAGCATTTCTAAACCCTTTGCCTATTTATTTTCTAAAAACTAG
- a CDS encoding SDR family NAD(P)-dependent oxidoreductase, translated as MVSHTKTALISGATSGFGREFVKLFTQDGYDVILVARHEQDLQKVANDVKAKHPNRNATVIAKDLSVPGSAQELYEEVNAKNLMVDVLVNDAGFGSHGNFIDTDLEKEQKIMHLNMLSLVELTKLFLRDMVKRNEGKILQLASVVSFMPVPKMAVYAASKAFVLSFTEALQYELKDTKVTMTALCPGAGDTEFFERANAEDTRMVQDTSLSDPAKVARDGYEALMNGDKRVVSGAKNKIQAFITNFVPDIFLPKVCPR; from the coding sequence ATGGTATCTCATACAAAAACAGCGCTGATCTCTGGTGCTACCAGCGGATTCGGAAGAGAGTTTGTCAAACTTTTTACTCAGGATGGTTATGATGTAATCCTTGTAGCACGCCATGAGCAAGATCTACAGAAGGTAGCTAATGATGTGAAAGCTAAACATCCTAACCGCAATGCCACAGTGATTGCCAAAGATCTATCTGTTCCCGGTTCGGCACAGGAGCTATATGAGGAAGTTAATGCTAAGAATTTGATGGTGGATGTGCTTGTAAATGACGCAGGCTTTGGCAGTCACGGAAATTTTATTGACACTGATCTGGAAAAAGAGCAAAAGATCATGCATTTGAATATGCTTTCTCTTGTAGAGCTCACCAAGCTTTTTTTGAGAGATATGGTCAAACGAAATGAAGGAAAAATACTGCAGCTCGCCTCTGTTGTATCTTTTATGCCGGTGCCTAAAATGGCGGTTTATGCTGCATCCAAAGCTTTTGTGCTTTCTTTTACCGAAGCTTTACAGTATGAACTGAAAGATACCAAGGTCACGATGACCGCTTTATGTCCTGGCGCTGGCGATACCGAATTTTTTGAAAGAGCCAATGCCGAAGATACTCGCATGGTTCAGGATACCAGCTTATCAGATCCGGCCAAAGTAGCCAGAGATGGATATGAAGCGCTGATGAATGGTGATAAGCGGGTTGTATCAGGGGCCAAAAATAAGATACAGGCTTTTATAACAAATTTTGTCCCCGACATTTTTTTGCCGAAGGTATGTCCAAGATGA
- a CDS encoding DUF2243 domain-containing protein, with protein sequence MQTNHDQAIIQPRRSFWTTFLIGVGIMAAVDEIVFHQLLSWHHFYDQATPAISLMSDGLLHAAELIALVAGFFMLADLRHRHAFSVKYAQAGFFLGLGCFQVFDGLVDHKVLRLHQIRYGVDLLPYDLVWNLVGFILILIGVGLLSRARKFTAIKATDQNH encoded by the coding sequence ATGCAAACAAATCATGATCAAGCTATTATTCAGCCGAGGCGTTCATTTTGGACAACTTTCCTGATTGGCGTGGGTATCATGGCGGCAGTGGATGAAATAGTTTTTCATCAGTTGTTGTCATGGCATCATTTCTATGACCAGGCTACACCTGCCATCAGCTTGATGAGCGATGGCCTGCTGCATGCGGCGGAGTTGATTGCGCTGGTGGCAGGCTTCTTTATGCTGGCAGATTTGCGACATCGTCATGCCTTCTCTGTCAAGTATGCCCAAGCTGGGTTTTTCCTGGGCTTAGGTTGCTTTCAGGTTTTTGATGGTCTTGTAGATCATAAAGTACTGCGCCTGCACCAGATTCGTTATGGCGTAGACCTGTTACCCTATGATCTGGTCTGGAATCTGGTAGGGTTTATATTGATCCTGATAGGAGTAGGGTTGCTGTCTCGGGCCAGGAAGTTTACTGCTATCAAAGCTACGGATCAAAACCATTGA
- a CDS encoding DUF6629 family protein, translating to MCFSAEASFGAGAVIAVVGAFAMQKASTASQGGLAAIPLFFAIQQCLEGMLWITIHHLEYLLWQQIGTYGFLLFAWVVWPVYIPFAIRLLEKDPRRRKWLALLIGVGSFVSLCFAYILIFHHAEASIAGNHITYTQDFRYDEPFSWITSAFYFIPIALSPFVSSIKKIWFLGITIITSFIITKIYFQDHLISIWCFFAAIMSILVLWIIRKLRKVPHGKDYDLAKAY from the coding sequence ATGTGTTTTTCAGCAGAGGCAAGTTTTGGAGCAGGTGCAGTAATTGCAGTAGTGGGTGCATTTGCCATGCAAAAAGCTTCAACCGCATCACAAGGTGGACTTGCCGCTATACCTTTATTTTTTGCCATTCAACAATGTCTGGAAGGGATGCTGTGGATAACAATACATCATCTGGAATATTTACTTTGGCAGCAAATTGGCACTTATGGTTTTCTTCTATTTGCCTGGGTAGTTTGGCCGGTATATATTCCTTTCGCCATCAGATTACTTGAAAAAGACCCAAGACGAAGAAAGTGGCTTGCTTTACTGATTGGAGTGGGATCATTTGTGTCGCTTTGCTTTGCTTATATCTTGATTTTTCATCATGCTGAAGCTAGCATAGCCGGTAATCATATTACCTATACGCAGGATTTTCGGTATGACGAGCCTTTTAGTTGGATTACAAGTGCTTTTTATTTTATACCCATAGCACTATCTCCATTTGTTTCAAGCATCAAAAAGATCTGGTTCTTAGGAATTACGATTATTACCTCTTTTATTATCACCAAAATCTATTTCCAGGACCATCTTATTTCAATATGGTGTTTCTTTGCTGCCATCATGAGCATTTTGGTTTTATGGATCATACGCAAGCTCAGAAAAGTCCCTCATGGAAAAGATTATGACTTGGCTAAAGCGTACTGA